The Syngnathus acus chromosome 12, fSynAcu1.2, whole genome shotgun sequence genome contains the following window.
CAGTCTCTATCTctgattgtgtgtgtatgtgtgtgcgtcacTATCGACAGCCACACTCTGCCACTACCATGCCCTCATACTTGTGGTTGAAGGTGATCACCCCGTTATCGTAATAAAGTAGCGATATGGGCTCCAGCTTAGTGGGTACACAGCAGGCACGCGATGCCCTCTCCGGACTCTTCACGCTGAGCAGTGTCTGCACAATGGCATGTTTGGTGGGTGAGACCTCGGAGGTCATGGGCGGGCCGCAGACTCCGTTGCACATGTAGGCCTCGTAGCCTACCGGCTGGATGATCCATGAGTCCCAGCTGATGTCTTTAAAATCCACAAACAGCGGCGTTCTCCTGCAGGTTTCGCCCTTGACACCACGGCGGATGCGAGCGGGGCTTTTGTAGAGAAGCTTCACTTCGTCCTGGTCACGGTTGACAAACGGCCAGAGCGGATTCTGCTCTGTGTTCTCGGGACGGGCATTATCGTGTTTTTTGGGCTCGTCCGAGAAAACGATCATCACCGCGTTGTGTTTTCCGTCCACGTTTCGCTGGATGTCGACAAAGACCTCATCCCGCATGACCGCCTCCGGGTCTTCAGGCCCCAAGATGGCGACGTGGACCTCCAGTTTATGCGTCGCGACGCCGTACTTCTGCCAGAGTGCAACGGCATGAGTCAGGTCCAAGGACACCCAGCTCTTATCTTTGGCGTGGATGTGCTTCGTCACCAGTTCCTCCAAGTCTCTGGACTCCTCCTCTTGACCCCGCCTTCTCACCTCTTTCCCGACTTCCTTGGTCCAAACTACGCCATTGTGCACTTTGTAAATGGTCACCTTGCAGTCAAAGGGTCTTTGGGCTCTCTGGACGAGGGTGAAAAGGCGAAGCTCGGCTACGGTGATGTGCTCGTGGTGGGGCACGGAAATGTTGAAGAGCAACGGAAATGTCCTTGCGCCCCTGACTGTCACTCCGTAGGGGGAAGAATCTGAAAATATCAACAAGTATCTCTTAATACTGCGGGTTTTAAAGTCTTGTAATTGGGGTGACACCCTCTACATACTGGGACTTCAACTCTAACCCTTAATAGGGTACCTTCATTTAAATTTCCAGATTAGTACAGTGTGCCAAAGACTCGTCTATTGGGTGGTACCCTCAAAACAACAAGTTTATCGGACTAAACCTTTCGGGACAAAGATAAATAGAATCACCCTCAAAGAACAGCTATTGTACCCTTGACTCTTGATTCTTCCATCTTGTGAACATACCCCGAAGTGACAGAGATAGCGAGTAGCTTTGTAGGATACGTTATTACTGAGAGTTTAATGAATCTTGAGGTCAACAATGACTTATTAAAGAGGCAGtaccatcaaaacaaaactcagTATCTgggaaaatcaaatcaaatcttcAAGGCTATGATAACTTCTCAATTGGGATGTTACCCGAGAAGAACTGAGATTGAATTCTGCATTCCAGATTTTGGTTTTCAGGATTTAAACTCTACGGGGAATCTTTTCGGGTATTTGTGGTGGTACTCAGAGAAGCTCCTTTTGGACCCATGAGACTTCAGTATCTTTGATTTCTAATATTTAGAGGCCAAACAGTTTTTATAAccataaatttaaaaactttaACAAACCTCCATTCTGAAAAGCCGAAATATTATAGGATTTTGTACGCGAGTGTGTACCTTCGTTCTTGAAACTGCGAACAATGCTGGCGGAGGGCACGGCCGTGCGGTCATTGGCGAATCGCTCAAAGAGTTCCAACATGTATTCTGGTGGTTCCTTCGCAAAGACCTGGGGCTTTTGCTCCACTTGCATCTGCCCGGTGAGGTTCAGGGTAGACAGAAAGTGGCTGAGAAAGTCGTGCGCGTCAAGCAGCGCATTGTCACGCTCATCTCGAAGCAGAGAAGGCCTCTGGGGACGACTTTCGGACGGCCTGACGGGACTGCTCGAGCTCAAGGCGGTCAACGCCATGAAAAAGACACTCAAGGAGAGGATCACAGACTCGAGGGTCATGGTGTAAGGTTATCCAAAAAGTAGCAGATGACAAGATGTGAGTGGAAGGATTCAACCGGGGTCGGCGTCGAGGCCAAGACAAAACAGCTTCGCCCTTGTCGATGGTGTGCTTTGGTTCTGAGGGCAGGGCTATGTTGCCCAATGTGTGCTGCTGACATGTTTGGAGATGTCATCAGGGTCCTGCTCGGCCCTCCTCTAAAACACCCCGACCCACCCCTTGCATGGCACTCTTACCTTCTCGTTTTGACAATGATGTTGAATGCACATTCCAGCAAACCTATCCAATGCTAAATACAAAAAGTGGTCATGTGACTGCCATTTTTTAATAgttatttactgtaattaaTACTTGACCTCTGACCTAGCAAAGATTTATAACTGTAGCATGCAATGTTGTAAAACATATGTAAGTTTCAAACTTCATCTTTTAGCGTTAGCATAGGTTAGCAAAGAAATTACATACAGCGCTTTCCAATTTTGTGCAAAAATTCAGATTACATTGTCGCCATAGGAACGGAACTCTGTCGTAAAACAACattattaacttttttttttaaaggcagcTCTTGTATTGGAGCTCATTAAATTATGTTGATTTCTCAGGCTTTTATGCGCTAtcagtaaaacaaaatggtaaAACACATCCCATAATATTGCATCTGTACCTCGAGGAGCTTCGCCAATGATAATTCCGACATAATCTGCTGCTGAGTCATTGCTGAATCACCACACTGTAGATGCCTTTAGTAGCAAAGTCATTAAGCCTCCCCCAAGGAAAATATTGCCGCTCACAATAGTCTTCCCTTTGTCTCGTCACAAATAAATCATCCTCATATTTGGAGATTAATGGCTCGAGGGTTTAGTTTGTCCTATAAGCCTTCTCTTTAGGAGAACCAAAGAGCAACAATAATAACTCATTCTTAGGCAAATAAGAAAAAGCGCACCAGGGAGGGGGGGATTCCGCAAACATACACCAAGCTTCAATATCTTACCATTTATTGTACGATAAAGATTGCTGCTGTGCTATTTTAATACCCTGAGAGGATGCGGGAAGGCTTCTGCAGTTCATCAGCTTAATTCAAGACAAATTAATTCAATGAGCTCAATTAGGTGTTTTGCAAACAGGCAGGGGGGGGAAATACAAGGTTTTAATCATGGTAATCCGTCACTGTTGAACGCGATTAATCATGtcctattttgaaattaaaatggatAATAAAAGGAATTTTTCCAATTAATTATGCCAACATCAGAACAGACTAAATCATTGTGATAGTTTGAAATAAACAGAGGGTGTTtgactgcattaaaaaaaaaaatcttccaatATTGCATTATTACGGTTGGCCTAGTCTTTTAAAATTACAGGAATATTTTTGTGAGTACAACTGAgttctttttcccttttgcCCGTGACCAGGAAGTGATTTAGTCTTTTCGAAATGTTGCAACCCAGTGACTGCCAATTACCATAAGCAGCTTCGCCAAACAACACATCCTGCTCTTATAACCCAAATCGGTGACTTTGCTTTTAATTCTAATTAAAACCATTCAAAGTCTCTCTtggaacgttttttttttttttgggcccaAAGGGTGTAAAAGATAAGacagataaaaatgagaaattcTGCACATAGTTTACTTTCATTCAACATTGCAATGCAAAAAGGGAGCGAGCGGCTACAAACCAGATTTTGTATTGAACGTATAGGACCATTGATTGACCTCGGATTTGTAACATGGCtattatataataaatatcacAATATAAATGCATCCATTTAGCTTATTAACAGTCCTTTTGTTTACACATTTACACATCTTAGCTCAGGAATCAAAGATGGACGGGGGCCAGTTTGTGAGTAATCACCTCAAAttcataattatttatattttgagtAATTATGACCAGAATGGAAACTATTATTGATCTATTTTGGCAGTGATACAACACCACCCTTGACAATCAGACTCGCGGTAATTCTAATATATATTTCATAGTAGATCCAAAATATCTGGATgataatatttcatttaaagatagaatttttttttgttttaattaatgaAAAACTAGCATCTTAATCTCATTGAAGTGCTTACGTGTGTGTTGAAACTAAATTGTCTTTGGAGTCTTACATCTACCGCCATTTGCATATTTCAGACTACTTTACATGATGCTTTTTAACATGATCGTCCTTCTATATGTGGGAATCCCATCCCATCTATGAACAAAGAAGCATCTCATAGATAAATATTTGGCACGTCATTTCCtagcatcaaaacaaaaaaaactactggTACTGGAATTGTTGGTATGACACGTCGGCTCGATTTGCATAAATGTGCATGTGGGCCACGAGAGCGAGTGTCTCTACCGCGTGCGGTGGTGTCGGACTGTTAAATGGCCGCGTTGTGGCGTTCACACCCACGAGTCCAGCGGCGGAGGTTTGTTATCCATGAGGCCCACGGCGGGCCTGCCAGCTCGGATGAAGTGTTTCCTCTCGCTTATCGCCTGCGCGGGGGTGGGAGGGACAGATATGCAAACGTTATTGGACGTGGCGTAAACAAACAGGCTTGGCGACACAATAGTGCATTAGCAGCAGTAGCATGCAAAGTATGCAAAATCGAAAACACGgcggtgccttgagatacaaattttaatttattccgTGACCATGCACAAAACACAaggatcatttttttccccactggaATGAATTTCTCCCCCAAATTGGATCGTTTAAAAAGAGGTAATACCACTCCAAAATATtatacttgaaaaaaaaatgatgacgatgaaagtgaataaaaacaattttgtcacagtgcaaataataaaaataaataaaaaaatgtttgtcagtGCAGTGAATTATCAAGCTGCTTTTTGTCTGCTCATCAGTGCGGCACCGATATTATTCTTTCATATTCCATTCTTtgtagaggataaagaatacatgaTTGAGAGTACTGTAACATTGTCTGTTCACATGTGTTGCTTCATCATTTGTGTTCCACCTAATGGGTCCAATAGTGTAACACAAATACTATTTGAAGTTAGCATTAAGATAGCGGACTgctatttggttgaacaaaaaaaaaaatcattctagCTATGGCTAGtatctaaaaagaaaagaaaactcatAAGTGGAGTCActcatatctcaaggcaccactgcacATGGAAATTTGGTATgataaacattattttaccGGAAGAGGGTCTCTTTCAACAACAGGTGCGATTCCATCTTCCACTCTGTCGTTTGGCTCTAAAGTGCTGGAAAACAcatctgaaaaacaaatgcgGCGCATCGGAATAACGTACTAATAGTTGCGATAAATCGGAATAAGCCATCTGATGGAATTTTGGTGTTATTGTTAGGTTTcatttaatgtattattttgtgcCCAAAGTTGTTTTGAATGCCTTAATACCATGACATGTGACTTACTCCCACTTCTGAACTCTGGCAAGCAGCCAGTCCAGTGCTAACACGTCCGTGCATCAGTGACCTTGCTTTCACGCCTCCCTAATAACTTCAGCCCCCCCATCTGGTCTGTTTGAACTCAGCTTTCTCAGCGCTCATTTCGCTTTGGTAGAAGATTATCAAATAACATTTGATATTCATGAAAAAGCTGACCTTGGGATTTGTCCATGAGAGGCAAAGTGATGTCATCGCCGCTTTgcttcacacttttttttttcgtcactGCGGTTGTTGTCggctttggaagaaaaaataaataaatcataaaagaGCACTTTTGCTGTATTTACAATAATGAAGACTTTACGCTATATATTACAGAAAATTGAGTTTTTAATGGCTTGTGATTTGCCGAGTGCTTTCAAGAGTGAACTGTTTAAAATTGTGCAACAATATTATGGATCCATAATATAACTTTAATACCTTAAAGTGGCTTTTATTCCAGCCCGCCTTGTTGAGGGTGTTCCTCAGGTCCTTGTAGGTCCAGATAGTCTGAAGCACATGGGAGGCTGCCCTGGTTTCACGTGTTGATTGACTGAatcaacaaaccaaaaaaaaaagcaattatcaCCCGGCTAAAACGAAAAACCCTCATGAATGGTTCACCTGGACCTGCTGATGGCCACCAGTTTCTGGATGGCGTGTCCGTGAATAAGCGCCCTGGCGTTCTCCTGGCTGTCGGTGATGATCTCGTGAATGGTGTTGAGGAGCGACACCACCGTGTCCCCTTCCAGATTTTTGGCTGGTCGCTGTTGGCCGCACGGCAGGTTGGCCACCAGGTCCCTCAGGGCGTAGCTGCCTACACAACAGTGGGATGAAAAAACATTCTCAAGTGCACACagactcaaaataaaatttccaATAGTTAAttcaataattataatttcatCATAATAATTTAATTGAGCCAATTCAATAGAAGCTAGCTAACTAGCAAACTAAGAACTAGTTCACAAATATAAAGCGATATGttcataaatatatttatgaaCATAAATCCTAGGAAGAAGACCTCCCGGCACTTACCTATGAGATCTTTATTCCGTCTATCCATGGCCAGGTTACGGAGCGCGATGGCGACCGCTCGCACCACCTTGTCCACGTCGGAGCGCAGCAGCTCCACCAGGATAGGCAGACCTTTCTCTTTTCGCACGGTGGCTCGAATGTAGCTGGACCACTATGAAGAGAAAAGAATGGTTTGAAGGGGATTCGTTGGTATGTGAAGAAGCGAGCGTGCGCTTACGGTCCAGTGGCCGGCGGCGAGGTTCTGCAGGGCTCCGGCGGCCGCCTCCAAGGTGTTGGCATTGTGACTGCAGCCGAGTAAAGACAGGTAAAGTCTCACCACCTCGGGCTGGTACAGCAtcttcaaacctgtgatggtgaaatgcattttttaggatgtaaaaaaaatgataaatcatttgaatttttttccaccttgaACAAAGGCAATAGAaaaattatcttttttttttatcgggTTACTCCTGCTCACAAACGGCCGTTGGTAATAGACGCTTCTGGTTGCTTGCCAAACAAACAAGCGCAACATGTTTGATTTACATTGGCGGGGCCTCAGCGTGGGATGACATCTGCACTCATCTCATTccagaaacattttaaacgtCCAACACGACAAAAGATATTTGAACAATAAACTAAGGGGTGGAAATTGCAGTATATTGACGGGGCCGGGATAGTGGTGGTCTTTCAGCTGCCGGGTCGTTCCGTTGCAGTAATGCAAGTGTCCTCGAGCGGGGCAGGTGCTGAGGCGTGGTCTTGCATTTCAACGAGTTCTCGCTCGCAGCTCACCGCAGCGCCATGCATACAAAGCAAACAAGCGAGCCGGCAGGCACGTCTGTGTTTGATAGTCACCTACTGTACAAAGGTGATGATAgttattataatatttaaatatgcGGTCTGGAATTCTCTTTGGCTTCCCACacagatcaaataaaatgtcagaaaatgaaaatatataagAAAAATGGACTGACCATGGCTGAACCACTCCTCTGAAGAgcgtgaaagaaagaaaagacaaatgttAAGTGATTACAGTGGACGCTAAACATTCGATAGAAACCCTCAGTGCTTATATGCCTTAATTAAAAGACATTATTATTGACAATCTATGACGTCATTACTTTCCCCATCATTAAGTAATCTAATTTTGTCTGACCTCTATCAAGACAGAGGACAGGCACACATTAAGGAAATGACtttacactgtaaaaaaaagaagttgcataaattaaaaaatatatatgtatatatatatataatgtttttaatttatttatttattgattgattgatttttttaatgtaatattATTCCAACCTGAAAAACCTCATCCTTTGCTATTACTGAAGTGAAGAAACAGCGAGATGTGCCCCCCTGCAGTTTGGCAAATCAATTTCCCGGAAGCGTGGAATAATAATGTCAATCAGAGGTTATGGCCTGCACCAACCTTTGGGTCTTTTCCCTCCAAAGCAGTCAGGCTCGTTGTTCTTCTTCCGGTGTGGCGCCACCGACCTCATAATCTGCGTGACGTGAGGTTCCTGCAGGCGCTCTACACCCGGCACCTCCTTATGCACGTGGTAGGAAAGGTTTCGCAGGATGCACACGCAGTTTTCCACCGACTAAAAAGGGGAAGATAAGGGACAAGAAGAATTGTCCTCTGTTAACCGTCATCAATGAAATGTCTCGTTAATTTGCCTTCCTGCAGCACGGCGATATAGCGCCTGCCTGctagcgtgcgtgcgtgcgtgcggagCGCATTGCACTTGGCAGCCTTGGCGCATAGTCTCAATTAACTTGATGGAGTGTGATGCTTTAATGACACATAAAAGTAATGCTTCCTGACTTAGAGCCAATAGGATTTTAACATttgctccccctcccctctggtAGCTGCATCCAAAACAACATCACTGCAATGAGATGTGACACTTCCTGCCCCCCTTCCGAGCCCCTTCTTTCATTCTCTGGCATCAACTTCCGTCATTTGCTAGCCAACTATTAAAGCAGCAAATGTCCATACTGGGGTAAGAATCACACGGTGACCCGATCTATCCAGTAAATGGTCAATTTTGCCAGCTACTTCATCTATCCTCCATTTTCTTGTCCTCTTTAGAGCAGAGGTGAACTGGAGGCTAACCCAGCTGGATGTTCACAAGAGAAAATGGACGCGTCGCCAACCCATATGTCATCGGGTACTGATGAAGGCTGCCGATACCAGCCACCGATACTGACATCAAGTAAGCGCTGAGGGAGATAGAGGGGGATGCGGCGGCACTGATTTATTTCAACATGAATCTTTatcatcgttttttttttttttgggtcgaCCGACCTTGTTATCCGTGTCCTTGTTGACCACAGCCGAGTGGAGGGCGTGCAGGAGTGCATCCACGAGTCCTTTGCACTCCCTGAGCCGCTGTCGGGCCTCGGCTCCGTCCGAGCTGACGTTCCTACGGCGACATGGTCTTTCATCAAAAGCGTTCGCCTCCGAGAAAATCCTTATCCATCACAAAAATGTAACGGCCGCCTATTATTTATTGCCAAGCCAAGGTTACCGCAGACATCCCGACGTGTTCTTGAAAACGGTGGTCCACTCTGCGCTGTGTCGTTTTGACGGCTCGCAGGGTTCTCGTCTCCAGCCCGAGTGGGGTATGATGATTTCTTCGTTGAGCGTTTGCAGGCCGTGGTTGATGACCGTCATCTTGAGGGGTTCGTGCGACGAGAGGTTCCACAAGGTACCTGGAGGCCAAGAAGATAAAACGCTTGTGGATACGAGTGACTCAACCTACTAGTTTTTCACGATCCTAAAATTGTACCTGTGACCAATTCTTTGACCTCCATGCTGCTCGTCTTCCTCAGCAGTCGGACCAAAGCCTGGATGCCGTCGCAGTTCCTAAtggccattttgttgttgtggtcCTTCCCGTAAGATATGTTCCGCAGCGCTCCACAGGCCTTGCGGTGAACTTCGGGTTTAGGGTGGTCCAACAGGTCCACCAACATGGGCACCCCGTTGAGTTGGCGGACCTCCTGCTTGATGCGGTCGTTCTCGTAGCACAGGTGCTGCAGGTAAGCGGCGGCGTTGGACTTGACTGGATCCATGGGGTGACCCAGCATGGAGATGACCTCGTGGAGGTTGGGGTCCCTCCAGCGGGGGTCCCTGCGGATGCTGTCCAGGCTCACCATGCTGCTGCGCTTGTGGGGAAATTGCAAGGTCTGCGCTCGGCACATGGCCTGGAAGAAAGGGTTCAGGTTGCCCTCCAGCTGCGCCATGAAGGCTTCGTCGTAGCCGCTTCTTGAGGAACACAAATATAGATTCATCCAACAACACGTTGATAGTCGGACCTATGGATAAATATGTGGGGATGTGACAAACCTGGTTCTCGAGGGCTCCCTGAGGAGCTCCATGGTGGTAATGGGCCTCAAGTTGTGAATCCCTCCCAAGGTGGTGTAAGTCGCCGCCGGGTGGTCGTTCCTCATGTCCACGGGGTTGTCCGACTGATCCCCGTCGTCGCCCGTCGGGCTGCTGAATCCCGCCGGAGCGTAGCTGTCCCTCAGGAAGGGCAACGTGAAGTGCGCCCCAGGTTGGAAGTTCTTATTTGGCCAGTAGCCGCGGAGGGCGCTGCTGCCACGGGACAGGCTGCCGTAGCCGGCGCGTAAATCCCCCCCGGGGGCTCTGTAGCCCTCAGGGAGGGCGTAAAGCCGGTTGTCCGGGTTGGCAGGCTGAGGATCTGTAGTCTGAGGAACCGGCTGAGTGGCTGTTGTGATGGGTGCGCGAGAAGGTTCAGCGTCAGGAATCGGCTCCTCTGCGGGGGGGTTATGCTCGACTCGGACTGGCGCATCTGACGGATGAAGGTTCAGCTCTTCTGGCTTCTGGTCAACTTCCTGATCCGCAGCCTTCAACTCCTACAAACCCAGAAATGTTACAGGTGGGCAAAGTGTGGAGCGGGAGCCACATAAGGCCCACTCCAGTCCATGTCCTGGCCCACCGGATTTTCATTAGCAAGAGTCTTAATGTCTTTTTTGAGAAATGTCATTATTCATGAATAATTAATGAgttcactttttaaatattttttaattaaaaaatgtaattgaatTATCTTGCTTGTTCATTTTGCATGCAcactttaattatttttttttatcattaattAAATGCCTCGCTTATGTGTCTGGTTTAAAAATCCAATATGCCCCTTGACCCCAAAAATGGACATAGTTCAACATAGGAAACTTGCAATGGCACATTTGAACTGTGCGCGAGCTCCTGCTTATTTCCCATAACGACAATCTCATCTCATCATCTTGCCTCGCTTAATGCGTGCTCCCGTTAATTAACGAGACCCTCTCTGCTGCCAAGGAGTAATGACCCCATCTTAATTGAAAATAAGTTTATGTTTGAATctaatgaaaatgtcaaggtCCAGCCAATGTTCCATAGACGATGAAAATGGACAAATATGTCTGCTTTTAGATTTTGATTGCCGGGTGAATGCTTTGCTTTTACACCACTTGGTTGCTATGGCCACCAGCGGGGGTCTTAATTAGCCTCAAtgaaaagtcattttattgTGCTTTGCTCATATGTCACAAAATATTACCGGGAAGGAAGTGACGTCAACAAAAGTGGACTTTAATCCAGTTTAAGGCACTTGAATTAAGTTCAGTCCAATTTACGTAGTTCAAGTGGTCGGACTGAATAAATTGAAGTGAATTGTATTAAAGTTGATTTTGATTTCAAACGCAATCAGCCATGAGTGAGCGCTCACCTCTATGTCGGTCTGCAGGGGTGTGTCAGCCTCGGTGGAGCTATCGTTGGTGGAAGTCATGGCGGAGGCGACGGACGTGTCCACTTCGTCGTTGTTGTTGGATGACGGCAAATCGGCCGCCACATGTTTCACCTGCGAGGGTGACAATGCAGGAGGCCCCTCTGAGCTCTCctcctaaacacacacacatggatgaGTAGTTGAGGGATGACAGCTCAGCAGCATTTGAAACATTCCCTGTcagcacaaacacattttgcaaTTGGACGGATAAACATTGGGAAAGTGGTGTTCTTCCTTTCAGAGGCATAACAAGCTATTGCTGAACTTTCATACCGAAGTGTATAAACGTGTCCTTTCGCTGCACTTTGCCAAACTTTGCACAGTGATTCAACTGAgtacatttcttttcttttgataGCAATGCAAAATGACAGGAAACGTCTAGCAGGGCtgcgagaaaagaaaaataatatctttttggtttttttcccaaagaaATAGCCAAGCAACTATAGAGCAACGTTTGCACAGTTTGACTTCAACTGACTCATCCTTGTTTTGGGAAATGAATGTAACAACgcagcttttttcttttttttttttttaaagaaagaagaagatgaTTTATTTGGTGGTTTATCACAATTGAAGGcccattaaaaatgatttcaattgAAGCtcctgagggaaaaaaatggaattaaaaaGTCTTTGCGCATTGGTTTTTATGGGTCAAGTTTAGGGCatgttaaattaattaattaattaattgtgtCTACCGATGAGGATTTAGAAAATCCTAGTCGATCAATGTTAAATaggtgtcactttttttttttccgtgatGTGTATGTGGGAGGAAAACTTCTTTGGAGCACTAACGAGTTCATCCTTATCTGATTGTCTGCTCCACTCATTTCACTCTTGACAGCCTTTTGATTGCATCCATTGAATATCGAGGACAAATGATCCATGACACCATTACGGTGGGGGATGATTAAATGTAGTAAACGTAGAGTCTAAGATATCATTTCCCGgacaaatgtgaaaagaaaTAACACCTGACAGCTCCATAAGAAATATGCTGCATTGATTTTATATTAAGGCTTAGTGCTATCCATCCAGCAGATGGAGCTGtggcgggggaaaaaaacggactcgtttgtttttatatggaTTTAAATTTAATACAAGCAGGCACAGCACAGGTGAGGAGTGGCCCACCATTTTGGATTTTGGCCTGTTTTACTGCTTTGTTTGTGTCTTGCGATTGGCTCGTGACCATTCCaggaagtctgccatttttGTCACCTAAAGTC
Protein-coding sequences here:
- the LOC119130982 gene encoding bone morphogenetic protein 10-like — translated: MTLESVILSLSVFFMALTALSSSSPVRPSESRPQRPSLLRDERDNALLDAHDFLSHFLSTLNLTGQMQVEQKPQVFAKEPPEYMLELFERFANDRTAVPSASIVRSFKNEDSSPYGVTVRGARTFPLLFNISVPHHEHITVAELRLFTLVQRAQRPFDCKVTIYKVHNGVVWTKEVGKEVRRRGQEEESRDLEELVTKHIHAKDKSWVSLDLTHAVALWQKYGVATHKLEVHVAILGPEDPEAVMRDEVFVDIQRNVDGKHNAVMIVFSDEPKKHDNARPENTEQNPLWPFVNRDQDEVKLLYKSPARIRRGVKGETCRRTPLFVDFKDISWDSWIIQPVGYEAYMCNGVCGPPMTSEVSPTKHAIVQTLLSVKSPERASRACCVPTKLEPISLLYYDNGVITFNHKYEGMVVAECGCR
- the arvcfa gene encoding armadillo repeat protein deleted in velo-cardio-facial syndrome homolog isoform X1; protein product: MPAQVKEEESSEGPPALSPSQVKHVAADLPSSNNNDEVDTSVASAMTSTNDSSTEADTPLQTDIEELKAADQEVDQKPEELNLHPSDAPVRVEHNPPAEEPIPDAEPSRAPITTATQPVPQTTDPQPANPDNRLYALPEGYRAPGGDLRAGYGSLSRGSSALRGYWPNKNFQPGAHFTLPFLRDSYAPAGFSSPTGDDGDQSDNPVDMRNDHPAATYTTLGGIHNLRPITTMELLREPSRTRSGYDEAFMAQLEGNLNPFFQAMCRAQTLQFPHKRSSMVSLDSIRRDPRWRDPNLHEVISMLGHPMDPVKSNAAAYLQHLCYENDRIKQEVRQLNGVPMLVDLLDHPKPEVHRKACGALRNISYGKDHNNKMAIRNCDGIQALVRLLRKTSSMEVKELVTGTLWNLSSHEPLKMTVINHGLQTLNEEIIIPHSGWRREPCEPSKRHSAEWTTVFKNTSGCLRNVSSDGAEARQRLRECKGLVDALLHALHSAVVNKDTDNKSVENCVCILRNLSYHVHKEVPGVERLQEPHVTQIMRSVAPHRKKNNEPDCFGGKRPKEEWFSHGLKMLYQPEVVRLYLSLLGCSHNANTLEAAAGALQNLAAGHWTWSSYIRATVRKEKGLPILVELLRSDVDKVVRAVAIALRNLAMDRRNKDLIGSYALRDLVANLPCGQQRPAKNLEGDTVVSLLNTIHEIITDSQENARALIHGHAIQKLVAISRSSQSTRETRAASHVLQTIWTYKDLRNTLNKAGWNKSHFKPTTTAVTKKKSVKQSGDDITLPLMDKSQDVFSSTLEPNDRVEDGIAPVVERDPLPAISERKHFIRAGRPAVGLMDNKPPPLDSWV
- the arvcfa gene encoding armadillo repeat protein deleted in velo-cardio-facial syndrome homolog isoform X2, producing MPAQVKEEESSEGPPALSPSQVKHVAADLPSSNNNDEVDTSVASAMTSTNDSSTEADTPLQTDIEELKAADQEVDQKPEELNLHPSDAPVRVEHNPPAEEPIPDAEPSRAPITTATQPVPQTTDPQPANPDNRLYALPEGYRAPGGDLRAGYGSLSRGSSALRGYWPNKNFQPGAHFTLPFLRDSYAPAGFSSPTGDDGDQSDNPVDMRNDHPAATYTTLGGIHNLRPITTMELLREPSRTSGYDEAFMAQLEGNLNPFFQAMCRAQTLQFPHKRSSMVSLDSIRRDPRWRDPNLHEVISMLGHPMDPVKSNAAAYLQHLCYENDRIKQEVRQLNGVPMLVDLLDHPKPEVHRKACGALRNISYGKDHNNKMAIRNCDGIQALVRLLRKTSSMEVKELVTGTLWNLSSHEPLKMTVINHGLQTLNEEIIIPHSGWRREPCEPSKRHSAEWTTVFKNTSGCLRNVSSDGAEARQRLRECKGLVDALLHALHSAVVNKDTDNKSVENCVCILRNLSYHVHKEVPGVERLQEPHVTQIMRSVAPHRKKNNEPDCFGGKRPKEEWFSHGLKMLYQPEVVRLYLSLLGCSHNANTLEAAAGALQNLAAGHWTWSSYIRATVRKEKGLPILVELLRSDVDKVVRAVAIALRNLAMDRRNKDLIGSYALRDLVANLPCGQQRPAKNLEGDTVVSLLNTIHEIITDSQENARALIHGHAIQKLVAISRSSQSTRETRAASHVLQTIWTYKDLRNTLNKAGWNKSHFKPTTTAVTKKKSVKQSGDDITLPLMDKSQDVFSSTLEPNDRVEDGIAPVVERDPLPAISERKHFIRAGRPAVGLMDNKPPPLDSWV